Within the Fretibacterium sp. OH1220_COT-178 genome, the region GATGGCCATGTGGATGGCCTCCTCCGCCAGGACGGAACAGTGCATCTTGATGGGCGGCAGGCCGTCGAGCGCCTCGGCTACGGCGCTGTTCGTCATATCCCACGCCTCCTCGACGGTCTTGCCCTTGATGAGCTCCGTCGCCATGCTGGACGACGCGATGGCCGACGCGCAACCGAAGGTCTTGAACTTGACGTCCTCGATGACGTTGTCCCTGACCTTGAGATAGATCTTCATGATGTCCCCGCACTTGGGGTTTCCGGCCTCGCCGATGCCGTCGGCGTTCTCGATCTCCCCCACGTTGCGGGGGTTGCTGAAATGGTCCATAACCTTTTCGCTGTAATTCATCGCCATTTTTTCTTCCCCCTCAGGAATGCGTATGTCGCTTCTCCGTCCTCACGCTAACGGCCGCCGTTCTTCTTCAGAAAATCCTCCCAGAGCGGCGACATGGAACGGCGCCGGGCCACGATCTCCGGCAGGACCTCCAGGACGTAGTCGACCTGCTCGTCGGTCGTCCCCCGTCCCAGGGTCATCCGGAGCGAGCCGTGCGCCATCTCGTGCGACAGCCCCAGCGCCATGAGAACATGGGAGGGGTCGAGCGAGCCGGAGGAACAGGCGCTGCCCGTGGAGGCCGAGATTCCCTTGGAGTCCAGGTCCAGCAGCAGGGTCTCCCCCTCGATGCCGATGAAACTGAAGTTCGTGTTGTTCGGCAGCCGTTCGTCCCCGCGCGCGCCGTTCAGCTTAGCGTGGGGTATTTTGCTCAGGACCCCGTCGATCAGCCTGTCCCGCAGGGCGCAGAGACGAGGCTTCTCCTGAGGCAGACGCGCCTTCATCCTCTCGAAGGCGGCCCCCAGTCCCACGATCCCCGCGATGTTCTCGGTGCTGGCGCGGCGGCCCTTCTCCTGACCGCCGCCGTGGATGAAGTTCTCGAGCCGTAAACCCTTGCGCAGGTAGAGGACCCCCGTCCCCTTGGGCCCATACATCTTGTGCCCCGACAGGGACAGCATGTCGATGTTCAGGGCCTTGACGTCGATGTCCAGCTGGGCCGCAGCCTGGACGGCATCCGTATGGAACAGGACGCCCCTCTCGCGGCACAGGGCCCCGATCGGTCCCACGGGCTGGATGGTCCCCACCTCGTTGTTGGCGAACATCACGGAGACCAGGACGGTCTTGTCCGTCATGGCGGCCTCCAGATCCTCCAGGCGCACGCGCCCTTCGGCATCCACGGGCAGATAGGTCACGCGGAAGCCCTCCACCTTCTCCAGGTACTCCGCGGTGTGAAGGATGCCGTGGTGCTCGATCTTCGTCGTGATCAGATGGTCTCCCTTGCTCCTCAGGCGCTCCAGGGTCCCCTTCAGGGCCCAGTTGTCGGCCTCGGTCCCGCTGCCGGTGAAGAATATTTCGTCCGGACCGGCGTTCAGGGCCTCGGCGACCTGATTGCGCGCCGCGTCGATCGCCTTTCTGCTCTTCGAGGCGAAGGAGTAGACGGACGAAGGGTTGCCGAAGAGCTCCGTGAAATAGGGCATCATCACGGCCAGGACTTCGGGGTCCGTCGGTGTCGTCGCCGCGTAATCGAGATATACGTTCTGCATTGTTACCCCCTCCAGTTCAAAGTGAGTCGGAATCCTTGCCCGCAACATCCCCGCCCCCGAGAAACATCCCGTCCCGGATCAGGGCTTCGAGGGTCGTCGTCGTCAGGATTTCGTCGATCGAATTCTTGACCTTCCGCCATAGATGGAACGTGGGACAGTCGGGCGCATTTTTGCATCCGGCCTCCGTCTGACAATCTCCGAAGGCAATGGACTCCCCCAGGGCGTCCACGACCTCCGCAATGGTGATCTCCCCTGCGGGCCGCGCCAGGAGGTACCCTCCCTGCGCGCCTCGCACGCTGCGCAGGATGTTGCCCCGCCGCAGCCTGGCGAAGAGCTGCTCCAGATAATTGGCGGGAATGTCCTGGCGTCTGGCGATATCACTGACGGCGACAGGCCCGTCCCCGTCCTGTGCGCAGAGGTCGGAAAGGGCCCGCAGACCGTATCGTGTGGTGGTCGACAACTTCATAGAAGAATCCTCCTCCCCGATCTCAGGCAGAGGATAGCATATCCGATAATTCTTATCAAGATTATCCTCATCCTTGTTTCGGCGGATTTCTCGCTGTCGTGTTATAGTTCTGGAGAAGAAATAACGAAAAAATAACGCTGTGAGCTTAAAATGTACAAAATAGCTTCCCGACAGGGAAAGGAGATGCTTGCGATGAGGGACGGAACGGTAACGATGGCTTTGGACTTTCCGAACGGGCTGCCCAAGCGGCCCGCGTTCGACCCCCAATACCGCCGCGCGCCCGACAGAGGGCACACCCTGAACGAACGGGAGACGGTGCTGGCGCTCAAGAACGCGCTGCGCTACATCCCGGAACGATTCCACAGGGAACTGGCGCCGGAGTTTCTGGAGGAGCTGCGCACCCGCGGCCGGATCTACGGCTACCGCTTCCGCCCCGAGGGGCGGCTTTGGGGAAAGCCCATCGACGAGTACAAGGGGCTCTGCACGGAGGGCCGGGCGTTCCAGGTGATGATCGACAACAACCTGGACTTCGACATCGCGCTCTACCCCTACGAGCTCGTCACCTACGGCGAGACGGGACAGGTGTGCCAGAACTGGATGCAGTACCTCCTCATCAAGAAGTACCTGGAGGTGCTGACGCCCGACCAGACGCTTGTCGTGGAGTCCGGACACCCGCTGGGGCTGTTCCGCTCCAAGCCCTCGGCGCCGCGCGTCGTCATCACCAACGCGATGATGGTGGGGCTCTTCGACAACCAGGAGGAGTGGCACCGCGCCATGCAGCTCGGCGTGGCGAACTACGGGCAGATGACCGCGGGCGGCTGGATGTACATCGGCCCTCAGGGCATCGTGCACGGGACGTTCAACACGGTGCTGAACGCTGGGCGCATGAAGTTCGGCGACACCCCCGACGTGCTCAGGGGACGCCTCTTCGTCACCTCGGGCCTGGGCGGCATGAGCGGCGCCCAGCCCAAGGCGGCCGACATCGCGGGCTGCGTATCGATCACGGCCGAGGTGGACGAGTCCCGCATCGAGACCCGGCACAGCCAGGGCTGGGTCAAGGAGATCGCCAGGACGCCCAAGGAGGCGTTCGACCGTGCTCACGCCCTGATGAAGGGATCCGAGGTCCGCTCCATCGCCTTCCACGGCAACGTGGTGGACCTGCTCCAGTACGCGGTGGACAACCATATCGGGATCGACCTGCTCTCCGACCAGACGAGCTGCCATGCGGCCTACGACGGCGGATACTGTCCCGCGGGCATCACCTTCGAGGAGCGCACGCGCCTCCTGAAGGAGGATCCCGCCAAGTTCCGCGTCCTGGTGGACGAGACGCTGAGGCGCCACTTCAAGCTGGTCAAGGCCCTGGTCGACAAGGGCACGTACTTCTTCGACTACGGCAACGCCTTCCTCCGCGCGGTCTTCGACGCGGGCGTGAAGGAGGTGGCGAAAAACGGACAGGACACCCACGAGGGCTTCATCTTCCCCAGCTACGTGGAGGACATCATGGGGCCCATGCTCTTCGACTTCGGCTACGGGCCGTTCCGCTGGTGCTGTCTGTCGCGGAACCCCGAGGACCTGAGAAAGACCGACAGGGCGGCGATGGACTGCATCGACCCGAACCGCCGTTTCCAGGACAAGGACAACTGGGTCTGGATCCGCGACGCGGAGAAGAATGCCCTGGTGGTCGGCACCCAGTGCCGCATCCTGTACCAGGATGCCGAGGGCCGCGTGCGCATCGCGCTGAAGTTCAACGAGATGGTCCGCAACGGGGAGATCGGCCCGGTGATGCTGGGCCGCGACCATCACGACGTCTCCGGGACGGACTCCCCCTACCGGGAGACGTCCAACATCAAGGACGGCAGCAACATCATGGCGGACATGGCCACGCAGTGCTTCGCGGGCAACGCGGCGCGCGGCATGAGCCTGGTGGCGCTGCACAACGGAGGCGGCGTGGGCATCGGCCGGTCGATCAACGGTGGGTTCGGCCTGGTGCTGGACGGCTCGTTCCGGGTGGACGAGATCATCAAGAGCGCCATGAGCTGGGACGTCATGGGCGGTGTGGCGCGAAGGGCCTGGGCCCGCAACGAGAACGCGCTCTCGACCGCCGCGGCGTTCAACGAGAAGCGCACGGGCGAGCACATCACCCTGCCCTACATCGCCGACGAGGCGTACCTGACGGAGCTGGTGGGAAATCCATCGACGGGAGGCTGAGCAAGCCACATGGATGACAGAGCCGCATACCGCATTCGGCGGATCGGGATCGAGGGGTTTCGAAGGCTGCGCTCGGTGGATATTGCGGTGAAGCCTTTCATGGTTCTGATCGGCGCCAATGGCGTGGGAAAGACCTCGTTGCTGGACGCCCTTACCCTCCTGTCCGCTTCGGCCGCGGGAAAGCTGGGGGAGACCCTGTCCCGGTTCGGGGGGGTCGCAAAATTGCTCACTCGCAGCAAATGTGGGGGGATCACCTTGTCGGTGGAGATGGAGGTCCCCGGCCACGAGCCACTCATGTATCGGCTTCGACTGGAGTCCGAGGGGGTGGGATTTTCCATCGCCGAGGAGACGCTGTCGCAACGCAAACTGGGGTATGCTCAGCCCTTCCTCCATATCGATTCCCGCCACGGAAGAATTCAATATTTCAACGCAGAGGCAGGGAAGCTCGACGCCCCGAATTGGGACTACAACCCCGTGGAGACAGCCCTTGCGCAGGTTCCCAAGATGTTCCGCCAGCCGGAGGCCCTGCGGCGCATTCTGGCGACCGCTACGCAGTATCACGCCTTGGACGTGGGAAACCGTGCCCCGGTGAGGCTGCCCCAGTCTGTGAAGCCCGTGGGACTCCCGGGGGCCAATGGAGAGGATCTTCTCCCGTTCCTGTACGCTCTGCGGGAGAGTAACCGGTCGCGCTTCGACGCGGTGACGGATGCCCTGAAGGCGGCGTTCCCGGACTTTGAGGCGTTGAGCTTTCCGCCCGCGGCCTCCGGGATGCTGGCGTTGTCCTGGAAGGACAAAAAGTTTTCCAGCCCGATGTATGCAGACGAGCTTTCCGAGGGCACCCTGCGCTTTCTCTGGCTGACGGCGCTGCTCCAGAGCCCAGAGCTCCCGATGATGACGCTGATCGACGAGCCCGAGGTAAGTCTGCACCCCGAGCTTCTGGCCTTGTTATCCGATCTGATGCGGGAGGCCTCCGGCAGGACGCAGCTGATCGTCGCGACCCATTCCGACCGATTCGTCCGCTTTTTGAAGCCGGAGGAGGTCTATGTGATGGATGTCGGCGAGGAAGGGGAGGCGACGGTGACCCCTGCGGACGCCCTGGGTCTCGAGACCTGGCTCGAAGATTATGCTTTGGACGAGGTCTGGCGGATGGGGCGGATGGGAGGGCGGGCGTGAAGATCTCGATTATCGTGGAAGGAAGGACGGAGACGGCCTTTAAGGAGGCCCTCTCCGATTTTTTGAGAACACGGATTGCCCGGATGCCAAAATTGGATTTCGTCCCCCAAGACGGTCGCGTTCCCAAGGGAGAAAAATTGAAACGGTTGGTGCTGGCCCTGCTGGCGGACGGAACGGATCACGTTGTCGCGCTGACGGACGTCTACACGGGAACCCGACCGCCCGATTTCCATGACGCCGACGACGCGAAGAGAAAGATGCTCGGCTGGGTAGGGGAGGAGCCGCGATTTCACCCCCACGCGGCACAGCACGATTTCGAGGCGTGGCTGTTGCCCTATTGGACGACGATTCAGAAGATGGCCGGGCATAACAAGAACGTGCCCTCGAAAAATCCAGAGTCCGTCGATCACGGCAAACCTCCCGCGTATTGGATCAAGGAGGTCTTTGAAGCGGGAAGCCGTTGCAGGAGCTACTCCAAGCCCCGCGACGCCAAGGCAATACTGAGAGACAAGGATCTGTCCGTTGCGATCGAACAATGTCCGGAGCTCAAGGCCTTCATCAACACGATCCTGAGCTTGTCCAAGGTCCCGGTCATTCCATAGGCCCAAAGGTAAAACAACGGCTGCGAGTTTGGACATCCTGCCGATAGCGCCATAAAATCGAGAGTACGGCTGCTCGGCTTTATTCTGGGAGGAGATGAAGACGATGAGAAAGTTCTTTGCCGCGCTGTGCTTTTGGGTTCTTCTGGCGGGAACCGCGACGGCGCTGAGCGACCCGGAATACCGCGAGATGATGAAGGAGCCGGAGTTCGCCGCCGCGGATCGGGCCCTGAACGAGGCCTGGGCCGAGGCGAAGCGGTCCATGCCGAAGTCCGCGTTCGAGGAACTGAAGAAGCAACAGAGGGACTGGAACGCCAAGGGACGGGACGCGGAGGCCAGGGTCTTGATGGACGAAGGGAGCATGACCGCCCTCCAGGCCTACACCGAGGTGACGAACGGCCGGGCGGACCACATCCGGGAGGCCCTGGACGTCGCCCTTCTGAAGGCCCTGACCGACGGAGCCCCCGGCTACTATGTCCGAAGGGGCGAGGACGGCAAGGAAAACGGATGGCTGAAGGTCCGCCAGAGGGACCGCTCCCGCCCCGAGCTGGAGGCGGAGGTCGAGGCGGTGCTCGTGCTCAGGCCGGACAACGTCCGATCGGGCGCACTCTCCGGCCGGGGCGACCTCAAGGACGGCACCGCCGAGATCGTCAACCCGGAGGACGAGGAGGGGAAAATGACCGTGACCTTCGAGGGGGACAGGGCGACGGTGACCACCACGGACGCGTTCAAGGAGGGCGGCTGGTGCGGTATGGGGGTGGAGCTGGACGGGGTCTACGTCCGGCAGAAGCTCAGGAAATAGCGCATCGTGCCGGCGTTGGGATCGAGGGCCCGGGGATTTCCCCCGGGCCCTGTCGCGTCCGCCAGGCTGGCCCATCGATTCCACTCGCACGAACGGCCTGAAACCGAGATCGCCGCCTTCATCGAATCTGGAGCTGGACCGCGTGTCCCTCCCTCAGCGACTCCCTCAGATCCAGAACGCGCTGGTTCCCGGAGCCCCGGTAAAGCAGCCCCAAACTGCGCCGACCGATGAGGAAGGGGCCGTCCACGAGGACGTCCGACGCCTCCAGCAGGCGGCGCCATCCGGGCCTCCCGTCCCGATGCTCCAGCAGGAACTCGAAGGTGTAGCCGGTCCAGGTCATCACGTCGTACCCGCGCGCATGCGCCCCCTCGGCCAGCTCGGCGAAGGGGCCAGCCTGCTCGAAGGGCTCTCCGCCGCTCAGGCTCAGGCCGTCCAGGAGTGGGTTCGACGCCATCCGGGCGAGGATCGCGCCGGGCTCCATCAGCATCCCGCCCGTGTAAGAATGGGTCTGCGGGTTGTGGCAGCCGGGGCATCGGTGCGGACACCCCTGGGCGAAGACCACAAACCGAATGCCGGGCCCGTCCACGAACGACTCCTCGACGATCCCCGCCACGCGAAGCCTCGTGGACGCCCCTTCAAGGGGTTTCATTTTCCCGGGCCTATCGCTGCTCCGTCCCGGCGTGGCGCACACGGTCGTGCTCCTCGGCCTTCTTGGCGTCGTTGAACCGGTCGAGCGTCCCCACCAGGTAGCCCGTGATCCTCCGGATGCGCTCGAACCGCACCCCGCCCTCCGAGCGCCCGCAGCCCGGGCAGACGTCCTCGATCACGCCCGTGTAGCCGCAGACAGGGTCGCGGTCCAGCGGGTGGTTGATGGCCCCGTACCCGATCCCCGCCTCCTTCATGGCACGCACCACCTTCTCGAACGCCTTGAGGTTGCGGGACGGGTCGCCGTCCATCTCGATGTAGGTGATGTGCCCCGCGTTGGTCAGCTCGTGGTAGGGCGCCTCCAATCGAATCTTGTCGAACGCGCCGATCTTGTGGTGGACGGGGATGTGAAAACTGTTGGTGTAGTAGTCCCGGTCGGTGATCCCCTCGATCGGGCCGAAGCGCTTCCGGTCCATCCGCACGAAACGCCCGGAAAGCCCCTCCGCGGGGGTCGCCAGCAGGGTGAAGTTGAGCCCGTACTTTCGGGCGGCCTCGTCCATGCGCGAACGCATGTGGCCGACGATCTCCAGGCCCAGGGCCTGCGACGCCTCGCTCTCGCCATGATGCTTTCCGGTCAGGGCCTTGAGGCACTCCGCCAGGCCGATGAAGCCCACGGACAACGATCCGTGCCGCAGCACCTCCCGAACCTCGTCGTTCCAGCCCAATTTCTCGGAGTCCATCCAAACCCCCTGCCCCATCAGGAAAGGAAAGTTCTTGACCTTCTTCCTGGACTGGATCTCAAGTCGGTCCAGCAGCTGCCGGATCACCAGGTCGATCCGCTCGTCCAGACGTTTGAAGAACTCCCCCCGGTTCCGGCCGCTCGTCAGGCCGAGACGCGGCAGGTTGACGCTGGAGAAGCTCAGGTTCCCGCGCCCCGTGACGACCTGGCGGTCGGGGTCCGCGACGTTGCCGATGACGCGCGTGCGGCAGCCCATGTAGGCGATCTCGGTATCCGCCTGCCCCGGACGGTAGTATTGGAGGTTGAAGGGGGCGTCGATGAACGCAAAGTTCGGGAAGAGCCGTTTGGCGCTGACGCGGCAGGCCAGCTGGAACAGGTCGTAATTCGGGTCGCGGAGGCTGTAGTTCAGCCCTTCCTTGACCTTGAAGATGCTCACGGGGAAGATGGGCGTCTCCCCGTTCCCCAGCCCGGCCTCCGTGGCCAGCAGCAGATTCCTGACGACCATGCGCCCCTCGGGCGAGGTGTCCGTGCCGTAGTTGAGGGAGCTGAACGGCACCTGTGCTCCGGCTCGGCTGTGCATGGTGTTCAGGTTGTGGACCAGGGCCTCCATGGCCTGATAGGTCTCTCGGTCCACCTCGCGCTCCGCCTCCCGAAGGGCCAGAGCCTGGGCGCGCCTCAGGGCCGGCGCGTCCCCGAAACGCCGTTCCAGGCGCTCGAACTCCCTAAGCTGGAAGGGCTCGGCCCTGTCCAAGGCAATCGTCCCGTCCGGGGAGCCCTGCAGCTCCTCGTGGAGAGCGCCGACCCACTCGGCGAGGTCGCCCTCGTCGGAGACCATGCCGAGGGCCTTGATCAGGTTCTTGCGGTAGAGTCCCCGAAAGGTCCTGGCCACGTAGGGCGCCAGGGCGAAGTCGAACGCGGGGATGCTCTGCCCGCCGTGCTGGTCGTTCTGGTTGGATTGAAGCGCGATGCAGGCCAGGGCAGCGGCGCTGCGGATCCCCGCGGGCTCGCGCAGCGTGCCGTGCCCCGTGCCGAACCCGCCCTTGAAGAGCCGGCGAAGATCGATCTGGCAGCAGGTGGTCGTTAGGGTGAGGAAGTCCATGTCGTGAATGTGGATATCGCCGTTACGGTGCGCCTCCGCGTGCTCGGGGCGCAAAACGAAGATCTCGTTGAAATACTTCGCTCCCTCGGAGCCGTAGCGGAGCATCGTCCCCATGGCGGTGTCGCCG harbors:
- the nifU gene encoding Fe-S cluster assembly scaffold protein NifU; amino-acid sequence: MNYSEKVMDHFSNPRNVGEIENADGIGEAGNPKCGDIMKIYLKVRDNVIEDVKFKTFGCASAIASSSMATELIKGKTVEEAWDMTNSAVAEALDGLPPIKMHCSVLAEEAIHMAINDYRVKHGMEAIPMKHYDHDHDHDHCAV
- the nifS gene encoding cysteine desulfurase NifS, with the translated sequence MQNVYLDYAATTPTDPEVLAVMMPYFTELFGNPSSVYSFASKSRKAIDAARNQVAEALNAGPDEIFFTGSGTEADNWALKGTLERLRSKGDHLITTKIEHHGILHTAEYLEKVEGFRVTYLPVDAEGRVRLEDLEAAMTDKTVLVSVMFANNEVGTIQPVGPIGALCRERGVLFHTDAVQAAAQLDIDVKALNIDMLSLSGHKMYGPKGTGVLYLRKGLRLENFIHGGGQEKGRRASTENIAGIVGLGAAFERMKARLPQEKPRLCALRDRLIDGVLSKIPHAKLNGARGDERLPNNTNFSFIGIEGETLLLDLDSKGISASTGSACSSGSLDPSHVLMALGLSHEMAHGSLRMTLGRGTTDEQVDYVLEVLPEIVARRRSMSPLWEDFLKKNGGR
- a CDS encoding RrF2 family transcriptional regulator, which gives rise to MKLSTTTRYGLRALSDLCAQDGDGPVAVSDIARRQDIPANYLEQLFARLRRGNILRSVRGAQGGYLLARPAGEITIAEVVDALGESIAFGDCQTEAGCKNAPDCPTFHLWRKVKNSIDEILTTTTLEALIRDGMFLGGGDVAGKDSDSL
- a CDS encoding urocanate hydratase, giving the protein MRDGTVTMALDFPNGLPKRPAFDPQYRRAPDRGHTLNERETVLALKNALRYIPERFHRELAPEFLEELRTRGRIYGYRFRPEGRLWGKPIDEYKGLCTEGRAFQVMIDNNLDFDIALYPYELVTYGETGQVCQNWMQYLLIKKYLEVLTPDQTLVVESGHPLGLFRSKPSAPRVVITNAMMVGLFDNQEEWHRAMQLGVANYGQMTAGGWMYIGPQGIVHGTFNTVLNAGRMKFGDTPDVLRGRLFVTSGLGGMSGAQPKAADIAGCVSITAEVDESRIETRHSQGWVKEIARTPKEAFDRAHALMKGSEVRSIAFHGNVVDLLQYAVDNHIGIDLLSDQTSCHAAYDGGYCPAGITFEERTRLLKEDPAKFRVLVDETLRRHFKLVKALVDKGTYFFDYGNAFLRAVFDAGVKEVAKNGQDTHEGFIFPSYVEDIMGPMLFDFGYGPFRWCCLSRNPEDLRKTDRAAMDCIDPNRRFQDKDNWVWIRDAEKNALVVGTQCRILYQDAEGRVRIALKFNEMVRNGEIGPVMLGRDHHDVSGTDSPYRETSNIKDGSNIMADMATQCFAGNAARGMSLVALHNGGGVGIGRSINGGFGLVLDGSFRVDEIIKSAMSWDVMGGVARRAWARNENALSTAAAFNEKRTGEHITLPYIADEAYLTELVGNPSTGG
- a CDS encoding AAA family ATPase; translated protein: MDDRAAYRIRRIGIEGFRRLRSVDIAVKPFMVLIGANGVGKTSLLDALTLLSASAAGKLGETLSRFGGVAKLLTRSKCGGITLSVEMEVPGHEPLMYRLRLESEGVGFSIAEETLSQRKLGYAQPFLHIDSRHGRIQYFNAEAGKLDAPNWDYNPVETALAQVPKMFRQPEALRRILATATQYHALDVGNRAPVRLPQSVKPVGLPGANGEDLLPFLYALRESNRSRFDAVTDALKAAFPDFEALSFPPAASGMLALSWKDKKFSSPMYADELSEGTLRFLWLTALLQSPELPMMTLIDEPEVSLHPELLALLSDLMREASGRTQLIVATHSDRFVRFLKPEEVYVMDVGEEGEATVTPADALGLETWLEDYALDEVWRMGRMGGRA
- a CDS encoding DUF4276 family protein; amino-acid sequence: MKISIIVEGRTETAFKEALSDFLRTRIARMPKLDFVPQDGRVPKGEKLKRLVLALLADGTDHVVALTDVYTGTRPPDFHDADDAKRKMLGWVGEEPRFHPHAAQHDFEAWLLPYWTTIQKMAGHNKNVPSKNPESVDHGKPPAYWIKEVFEAGSRCRSYSKPRDAKAILRDKDLSVAIEQCPELKAFINTILSLSKVPVIP
- a CDS encoding lysozyme inhibitor LprI family protein, producing the protein MRKFFAALCFWVLLAGTATALSDPEYREMMKEPEFAAADRALNEAWAEAKRSMPKSAFEELKKQQRDWNAKGRDAEARVLMDEGSMTALQAYTEVTNGRADHIREALDVALLKALTDGAPGYYVRRGEDGKENGWLKVRQRDRSRPELEAEVEAVLVLRPDNVRSGALSGRGDLKDGTAEIVNPEDEEGKMTVTFEGDRATVTTTDAFKEGGWCGMGVELDGVYVRQKLRK
- a CDS encoding 4Fe-4S cluster-binding domain-containing protein — its product is MAGIVEESFVDGPGIRFVVFAQGCPHRCPGCHNPQTHSYTGGMLMEPGAILARMASNPLLDGLSLSGGEPFEQAGPFAELAEGAHARGYDVMTWTGYTFEFLLEHRDGRPGWRRLLEASDVLVDGPFLIGRRSLGLLYRGSGNQRVLDLRESLREGHAVQLQIR
- a CDS encoding anaerobic ribonucleoside triphosphate reductase, with the protein product MFVKIRKRDGREVPFNAEKIADAILKALAAVAADTGEPARQDEALALTEQVVLRMGKELSGHVPQVEEIQDIVENVLIDSGRGRAAKAYILYRARRSQAREMKSRLMGIYEDLTFREAQDNDLKRENANIDGDTAMGTMLRYGSEGAKYFNEIFVLRPEHAEAHRNGDIHIHDMDFLTLTTTCCQIDLRRLFKGGFGTGHGTLREPAGIRSAAALACIALQSNQNDQHGGQSIPAFDFALAPYVARTFRGLYRKNLIKALGMVSDEGDLAEWVGALHEELQGSPDGTIALDRAEPFQLREFERLERRFGDAPALRRAQALALREAEREVDRETYQAMEALVHNLNTMHSRAGAQVPFSSLNYGTDTSPEGRMVVRNLLLATEAGLGNGETPIFPVSIFKVKEGLNYSLRDPNYDLFQLACRVSAKRLFPNFAFIDAPFNLQYYRPGQADTEIAYMGCRTRVIGNVADPDRQVVTGRGNLSFSSVNLPRLGLTSGRNRGEFFKRLDERIDLVIRQLLDRLEIQSRKKVKNFPFLMGQGVWMDSEKLGWNDEVREVLRHGSLSVGFIGLAECLKALTGKHHGESEASQALGLEIVGHMRSRMDEAARKYGLNFTLLATPAEGLSGRFVRMDRKRFGPIEGITDRDYYTNSFHIPVHHKIGAFDKIRLEAPYHELTNAGHITYIEMDGDPSRNLKAFEKVVRAMKEAGIGYGAINHPLDRDPVCGYTGVIEDVCPGCGRSEGGVRFERIRRITGYLVGTLDRFNDAKKAEEHDRVRHAGTEQR